One genomic segment of Terrihabitans soli includes these proteins:
- the atpA gene encoding F0F1 ATP synthase subunit alpha encodes MDIRAAEISAILKDQIKNFGEEAEVSEVGQVLSVGDGIARIYGLDQVQAGEMVEFPGGIRGMALNLETDNVGVVIFGSDRDIKEGDTVKRTGAIVDVPVGPELLGRVVDALGNPIDGKGPINAKKRARVDVKAPGIIPRKSVHEPMQTGLKAIDALIPVGRGQRELIIGDRQTGKTAVILDTILNQKPINQGKDEKAKLFCVYVAIGQKRSTVAQFVKVLEEQGALEYSIVVAATASDPAPMQFLAPFAGCAMGEYFRDNGLHALIAYDDLSKQAVAYRQMSLLLRRPPGREAYPGDVFYLHSRLLERAAKLNDDNGAGSLTALPVIETQANDVSAYIPTNVISITDGQIFLETDLFYQGIRPAVNVGLSVSRVGSAAQIKAMKQVAGKIKGELAQYREMAAFAQFGSDLDATTQRLLNRGARLTELLKQGQFSPLKVEEQVAVIWAGTNGYLDTLPVAQVRPFETGLLNALRSKHADILDSIRTSKELSKETGEKLKAAVDSFAKTFA; translated from the coding sequence ATGGATATCCGCGCCGCAGAGATCTCCGCGATCCTGAAGGATCAGATCAAGAATTTCGGCGAGGAAGCCGAAGTCTCCGAAGTCGGCCAGGTTCTGTCCGTCGGTGACGGCATCGCCCGCATTTACGGCCTCGACCAGGTCCAGGCCGGTGAAATGGTCGAATTCCCCGGCGGCATTCGCGGCATGGCCCTGAACCTCGAAACCGACAATGTCGGCGTCGTTATCTTCGGTTCGGACCGCGACATTAAAGAAGGCGACACGGTCAAGCGTACCGGCGCCATCGTCGACGTTCCCGTCGGCCCCGAACTTCTCGGCCGCGTCGTCGACGCGCTCGGCAACCCGATCGACGGCAAAGGCCCGATCAACGCCAAGAAGCGCGCCCGCGTCGACGTGAAAGCCCCCGGCATCATTCCGCGCAAATCGGTGCATGAGCCGATGCAGACGGGCCTCAAGGCGATCGACGCCCTGATCCCGGTCGGCCGCGGCCAGCGCGAGCTGATCATCGGCGACCGCCAGACCGGCAAGACCGCCGTCATCCTCGACACGATCCTGAACCAGAAGCCGATCAATCAGGGCAAGGACGAGAAGGCCAAGCTCTTCTGCGTCTATGTCGCCATCGGCCAGAAGCGTTCGACCGTCGCGCAGTTCGTGAAGGTGCTCGAAGAGCAGGGCGCTCTTGAGTATTCGATCGTCGTCGCCGCCACGGCTTCCGATCCGGCCCCGATGCAGTTCCTGGCGCCGTTCGCCGGCTGCGCCATGGGCGAATATTTCCGCGATAACGGCCTCCATGCCCTCATCGCCTATGACGATCTGTCCAAGCAGGCCGTCGCCTACCGCCAGATGTCGCTGCTGCTGCGCCGTCCGCCGGGCCGCGAAGCCTATCCGGGCGACGTCTTCTATCTCCACTCGCGTCTCCTCGAGCGCGCGGCGAAGCTCAATGACGATAACGGCGCGGGTTCCTTGACCGCCCTCCCCGTCATCGAGACGCAGGCCAACGACGTGTCGGCCTATATCCCGACCAACGTGATTTCGATCACCGACGGCCAAATCTTCCTCGAAACGGACCTGTTCTATCAGGGCATCCGTCCGGCGGTGAACGTCGGCCTCTCGGTGTCGCGCGTCGGCTCGGCCGCCCAGATCAAGGCGATGAAGCAGGTTGCCGGCAAGATCAAAGGCGAGCTCGCGCAGTACCGCGAAATGGCGGCCTTCGCGCAGTTCGGCTCGGATCTCGATGCGACGACGCAGCGCCTCCTGAACCGCGGCGCCCGCCTGACCGAGCTTCTGAAGCAGGGCCAGTTCTCGCCGCTCAAGGTCGAAGAACAGGTCGCGGTCATCTGGGCCGGCACCAACGGCTATCTGGATACGCTGCCGGTCGCGCAGGTCCGCCCGTTCGAAACGGGCCTCCTGAACGCGCTGCGCTCCAAGCACGCAGACATTCTCGACTCGATCCGCACGTCCAAGGAACTGTCGAAAGAGACCGGCGAAAAGCTCAAAGCTGCCGTCGACTCGTTCGCCAAGACCTTCGCCTGA
- a CDS encoding F0F1 ATP synthase subunit delta has product MSANDATPTSMAGRYATALYELAEESKSVDAVLKDLQRFDELLDSSADLKRLVKSPVFSAEEQLAAISAIFDKAKFTGLAANFIKLAAKNRRLFAVDAMIRAFRAIVAKARGELTAKVTVAEPMNDARLKDIKSALKDVTSQDVEIDVKVDPSIIGGIIVQLGSRMVDASLKTRLSAIQTAMKEVR; this is encoded by the coding sequence GTGTCAGCAAACGACGCGACCCCGACGAGCATGGCCGGCCGCTACGCGACGGCGCTGTATGAGCTTGCCGAGGAGTCCAAATCCGTCGACGCCGTTCTGAAAGATCTGCAGCGTTTCGATGAGCTTCTCGATAGCTCCGCCGATCTGAAGCGCCTCGTCAAAAGCCCCGTTTTCTCGGCGGAAGAGCAGCTTGCTGCCATCTCCGCCATTTTCGACAAGGCCAAATTCACCGGTCTTGCCGCCAATTTCATCAAGCTTGCCGCCAAGAACCGCCGCCTGTTTGCGGTCGACGCCATGATCCGCGCTTTCCGCGCGATCGTTGCAAAGGCGCGCGGCGAGCTGACCGCCAAGGTGACCGTCGCCGAGCCGATGAACGATGCCCGCCTGAAGGACATCAAATCCGCTCTGAAGGACGTCACCAGCCAGGATGTTGAGATCGATGTTAAGGTCGATCCTTCGATCATCGGCGGCATCATCGTGCAGCTCGGCAGCCGCATGGTCGACGCCTCCCTGAAAACTCGCCTTTCCGCCATTCAAACCGCCATGAAAGAGGTGCGCTGA